Proteins encoded in a region of the Streptomyces sp. NBC_00310 genome:
- a CDS encoding anthranilate synthase component I codes for MDLETFRKLATDRRVIPVSRKLLADGDTPVGLYRKLAAERPGTFLLESAENGRTAFKWSRYSFVGVRSHATLTARDGQAHWLGTPPVGVPADGDPLAALRATIEALHTPHQEGMPPFTGGMVGYLGYDIVRRLEKIGPGERDDLRLPELTMLLTSDLAVMDHWEGSVLLIANAINHNDLDTGVDEAYADAVARLDAMQTDLARPVAQPPAALPPSELPEYTALWGGPDFQEAVEDIKERIRAGEAFQVVPSQRFETPCTASALDVYRVLRATNPSPYMYLFRFDGFDVVGSSPEALVKVEDGQAMVHPIAGTRHRGATPQEDQALADELLADPKERAEHLMLVDLGRNDLGRVCEPGSVEVVDFMSVERYSHVMHIVSTVTGRVAPGRTAFDVLTACFPAGTLSGAPKPRAMQIIDELEPSRRGLYGGCVGYLDFAGDSDTAIAIRTALLRDGTAYVQAGAGIVADSDPVAEDTECRNKAAAVLRAVHTANRLGQ; via the coding sequence ATGGACCTCGAGACGTTCCGCAAGCTGGCCACCGACCGCCGGGTCATCCCCGTCAGCCGCAAGCTCCTCGCCGACGGCGACACCCCGGTCGGGCTCTACCGCAAGCTCGCCGCCGAGCGCCCCGGTACGTTCCTCCTGGAGTCGGCGGAGAACGGCCGCACGGCATTCAAATGGTCTCGCTACTCCTTCGTGGGCGTCCGCAGCCACGCCACCCTCACCGCCCGCGACGGCCAGGCCCACTGGCTCGGCACCCCGCCCGTCGGCGTCCCGGCGGACGGCGACCCCCTGGCCGCGCTGCGCGCCACCATCGAGGCGCTCCACACCCCCCACCAGGAGGGCATGCCGCCCTTCACCGGCGGCATGGTCGGCTACCTCGGCTACGACATCGTGCGCCGCCTGGAGAAGATCGGCCCCGGCGAGCGGGACGACCTCCGGCTGCCCGAGCTGACCATGCTGCTGACGAGCGACCTGGCGGTCATGGACCACTGGGAGGGCTCGGTCCTGCTGATCGCCAACGCCATCAACCACAACGACCTGGACACCGGCGTCGACGAGGCCTACGCCGACGCCGTCGCCCGCCTCGACGCCATGCAGACCGACCTCGCCCGGCCCGTCGCCCAGCCCCCGGCGGCCCTCCCGCCCTCCGAGCTGCCCGAGTACACCGCGCTGTGGGGCGGCCCCGACTTCCAGGAGGCCGTCGAGGACATCAAGGAGCGCATCCGGGCCGGCGAGGCCTTCCAGGTCGTCCCCTCGCAGCGCTTCGAAACGCCGTGCACGGCAAGCGCGTTGGACGTCTACCGGGTCCTCCGGGCGACCAACCCCTCCCCGTACATGTACCTGTTCCGGTTCGACGGCTTCGACGTCGTCGGGTCCTCCCCCGAGGCCCTGGTCAAGGTCGAGGACGGGCAGGCCATGGTCCACCCCATCGCCGGCACCCGGCACCGGGGCGCGACCCCGCAGGAGGACCAGGCCCTCGCCGACGAACTGCTCGCCGACCCCAAGGAGCGCGCCGAGCACCTGATGCTCGTCGACCTGGGCCGCAACGACCTGGGCCGGGTCTGCGAACCGGGCTCGGTCGAGGTCGTCGACTTCATGTCCGTCGAGCGGTACTCGCACGTGATGCACATCGTGTCCACCGTCACCGGCAGGGTCGCGCCGGGCCGGACGGCCTTCGACGTCCTGACCGCCTGCTTCCCCGCCGGCACCCTCTCCGGAGCCCCGAAGCCGCGCGCCATGCAGATCATCGACGAACTGGAGCCGTCCCGCCGGGGCCTCTACGGCGGCTGCGTCGGCTATCTCGACTTCGCGGGCGACTCCGACACCGCCATCGCCATCCGCACGGCCCTCCTGCGGGACGGCACGGCGTACGTCCAGGCCGGCGCCGGCATCGTCGCCGACTCCGACCCCGTAGCCGAGGACACCGAGTGCCGCAACAAGGCCGCGGCGGTCCTGCGCGCGGTGCACACGGCCAACCGACTCGGACAATAG
- the hisI gene encoding phosphoribosyl-AMP cyclohydrolase has product MTSTPSSSSPRSPGVPTGPGTPSALDPRIAARLKRGADGLLPAIAQQYDTGEVLMLGWMDDEALHRTLTTGRCTYWSRSRREYWVKGDTSGHFQWVKSVALDCDADTVLVKVDQVGAACHTGARTCFDEDVLKAVEGGADSDVPSLDQ; this is encoded by the coding sequence ATGACCAGCACGCCGTCCTCCAGCAGCCCCCGTAGTCCCGGAGTCCCCACCGGCCCCGGCACTCCCAGCGCGCTGGACCCCCGGATCGCCGCGCGCCTCAAGCGCGGCGCCGACGGGCTCCTGCCCGCCATCGCCCAGCAGTACGACACCGGTGAGGTGCTCATGCTCGGCTGGATGGACGACGAGGCCCTGCATCGCACGCTCACCACCGGGCGCTGCACGTACTGGTCGCGCAGCCGCCGCGAGTACTGGGTGAAGGGCGACACCTCCGGCCACTTCCAGTGGGTGAAGTCCGTCGCCCTGGACTGCGACGCCGACACCGTCCTCGTCAAGGTCGACCAGGTCGGCGCCGCCTGCCACACCGGCGCCCGCACCTGCTTCGACGAGGACGTCCTCAAGGCCGTCGAGGGCGGCGCCGATTCCGACGTACCGTCACTGGATCAGTAA
- a CDS encoding TIGR03085 family metal-binding protein, with the protein MSTHAKRERLLFADLLETAGPDAPTLCEGWTTRDLAAHVVVRERRPDAAGGILIKQLASRLDRVMEEFAAKPYEELIQLVRTGPPRFSPFSLKQIDEASNTIEFYVHSEDIRRAQPDWSPRELDHVFQDALWSRLERTARLMGRGAPTGLVLRRPDGQTAVAHRGAPVVTVTGEPSELLLFLYGRQQVADVELEGEKDAIAKLHETKQLGI; encoded by the coding sequence ATGTCGACCCATGCCAAGCGTGAACGGCTTCTCTTCGCCGACCTGTTGGAGACAGCGGGCCCTGATGCTCCCACCCTGTGCGAGGGCTGGACGACCCGTGATCTGGCCGCGCACGTGGTGGTGCGCGAGCGCCGCCCCGACGCCGCCGGGGGCATCCTCATCAAGCAGCTCGCGTCGCGCCTGGACCGGGTGATGGAGGAGTTCGCCGCGAAGCCGTACGAGGAGCTGATCCAGCTCGTGCGTACCGGTCCGCCGCGTTTCTCGCCCTTCTCCCTCAAGCAGATCGACGAGGCGTCGAACACGATCGAGTTCTATGTCCACTCCGAGGACATCCGCCGCGCCCAGCCCGACTGGTCCCCGCGCGAACTCGACCACGTCTTCCAGGACGCCCTCTGGTCCCGTCTGGAGCGCACCGCCCGCCTCATGGGCCGCGGCGCCCCCACCGGTCTGGTCCTGCGCCGCCCCGACGGCCAGACCGCGGTGGCCCACCGCGGCGCCCCCGTCGTCACCGTCACCGGCGAGCCCTCCGAGTTGCTGCTGTTCCTGTACGGCCGCCAGCAGGTGGCCGACGTGGAACTGGAGGGCGAGAAGGACGCGATCGCCAAGCTGCACGAGACGAAGCAACTGGGGATCTGA
- the hisF gene encoding imidazole glycerol phosphate synthase subunit HisF, translating to MTLAVRVIPCLDVDNGRVVKGVNFQNLRDAGDPVEMAKVYDAEGADELTFLDITASSGNRETTYDVVRRTAEQVFIPLTVGGGVRTAEDVDKLLRAGADKVGVNTAAIARPELIREIAERFGRQVLVLSVDARRTESGSFEVTTHGGRKGTGLDAVEWAHRAAELGAGEILLNSMDADGTKDGYDLEMITAVRKHVTVPVIASGGAGKLADFSPAIEAGADAVLAASVFHFGDLRIGEVKDALRGAGHPVR from the coding sequence ATGACCCTGGCGGTCCGAGTCATCCCCTGCCTGGACGTGGACAACGGCCGGGTCGTCAAGGGCGTGAACTTCCAGAACCTGCGCGACGCGGGCGACCCCGTCGAGATGGCCAAGGTGTACGACGCCGAGGGCGCCGACGAGCTGACGTTCCTCGACATCACCGCCTCGTCGGGCAACCGCGAGACGACCTACGACGTGGTGCGCCGCACCGCCGAGCAGGTCTTCATCCCGCTGACGGTCGGCGGCGGCGTCCGCACGGCCGAGGACGTGGACAAGCTCCTGCGCGCGGGCGCGGACAAGGTCGGCGTCAACACGGCGGCGATCGCCCGTCCCGAGCTGATCCGTGAGATCGCCGAGCGGTTCGGCCGCCAGGTGCTGGTGCTCTCGGTCGACGCCCGCCGGACCGAATCCGGATCCTTCGAGGTCACCACCCACGGCGGCCGCAAGGGCACCGGCCTCGACGCCGTCGAGTGGGCCCACCGGGCCGCCGAACTGGGCGCCGGCGAGATCCTGCTCAACTCGATGGACGCGGACGGCACCAAGGACGGCTACGACCTGGAGATGATCACCGCCGTCCGCAAGCACGTCACCGTCCCCGTCATCGCCTCCGGCGGCGCCGGCAAGCTGGCGGACTTCTCCCCGGCCATCGAGGCGGGCGCCGACGCCGTCCTCGCCGCCTCCGTCTTCCACTTCGGCGACCTGCGCATCGGCGAGGTCAAGGACGCGCTGCGGGGGGCGGGCCACCCTGTGCGGTGA